A genome region from Hevea brasiliensis isolate MT/VB/25A 57/8 chromosome 9, ASM3005281v1, whole genome shotgun sequence includes the following:
- the LOC131182870 gene encoding disease resistance protein RPV1-like has translation MASTSSTPSKYDVFISFRGKAIREGFLSHLFDALQRKQINTFLDENLRKGEEISPTLLETIEDSYVSIVVFSQNYADSPWCLNELVKILECKETLGQVVLPNFYHVYPTDVQNLTGNFGEAFAFAKHREELKGYLDKVDKWLHALTEISNLSGWDSRNIK, from the coding sequence ATGGCTTCCACTTCTTCAACTCCTTCCAAGTATGATGTTTTTATTAGCTTTAGAGGCAAAGCTATTCGTGAGGGTTTTCTCTCCCATCTCTTTGATGCATTGCAGCGAAAACAAATCAATACCTTCTTGGATGAAAACCTTCGAAAGGGAGAAGAGATCTCACCTACTCTCTTGGAAACAATTGAAGATTCTTATGTCTCAATAGTTGTTTTCTCTCAAAATTATGCAGATTCTCCATGGTGCTTGAATGAGCTTGTGAAGATACTCGAATGCAAGGAAACTTTAGGACAAGTAGTCTTACCAAATTTTTACCATGTATATCCAACTGACGTTCAAAACCTCACAGGGAATTTTGGGGAGGCATTTGCTTTTGCTAAGCATAGAGAAGAACTCAAAGGCTATTTAGACAAGGTGGATAAATGGCTCCATGCTTTGACGGAAATAAGCAATTTATCAGGATGGGATTCACGGAACATCAAGTAA